One window from the genome of Rhodococcus sp. ABRD24 encodes:
- a CDS encoding Fur family transcriptional regulator codes for MQPGERDVEPRTRLREAGLRVTAPRVAVLNTVAANPHSDAEQVAAEVRRQLGSVSRQAVYDVLGACVRAGLLRRIEPAGSSARYETRTADNHHHLVCRACGAVVDVDCVVGHAPCLEPSSDHGFVIDEAEVVFWGLCSECRKDSAKTGARADASSQNQDDVPGSGGSITSKTATAHQCQGGFAK; via the coding sequence ATGCAACCTGGAGAGCGCGACGTCGAGCCCCGCACACGGCTGCGGGAAGCGGGTCTGCGTGTCACCGCTCCTCGCGTTGCGGTTCTGAACACCGTTGCCGCGAATCCACATTCGGATGCGGAGCAGGTCGCTGCCGAGGTGCGCCGTCAGCTCGGTTCGGTCTCGAGACAGGCTGTCTACGACGTCCTCGGGGCCTGCGTCCGTGCGGGGTTGCTGCGCCGGATCGAGCCCGCAGGCTCGTCGGCGCGGTACGAGACCCGCACCGCGGACAACCATCACCACCTGGTGTGCCGCGCCTGCGGCGCGGTCGTCGACGTCGATTGCGTCGTCGGTCATGCTCCCTGCCTGGAGCCCTCGAGTGACCACGGGTTCGTAATCGACGAGGCCGAGGTCGTGTTCTGGGGTCTGTGTTCCGAATGCCGGAAGGATTCGGCGAAAACCGGGGCACGGGCCGATGCCAGCTCACAGAATCAAGACGATGTACCCGGATCGGGTGGGTCGATCACTTCGAAGACAGCCACAGCCCATCAGTGCCAAGGAGGCTTCGCAAAATGA
- a CDS encoding metal-dependent hydrolase, which produces MVMGPTHAMSGAVVGLAVADLLPTDWGGPTSTAETFAFAGVCAGAALLPDLDTNQSTVARSFGPISRALAAGIDAISLAVYRVTKGRRDGPRRGGHRTLTHTALFAVGLGAGVSALVGQFGRPAIIVTLFFTLGLALRGLAGDWARDKGWLVVTAAAAFLSILTWQWFPDQVGSTGLGVAVALGCATHCLGDMITKEGVPFLAPFVPFGGRRWWEIRLPSFLAIRAGGGFEKVILGPLLTVLAVALGVWAVDGAPQAITDALRTSVQGVEK; this is translated from the coding sequence ATGGTTATGGGTCCTACCCATGCAATGTCCGGTGCCGTGGTCGGCCTCGCCGTCGCGGATCTGTTGCCGACCGACTGGGGAGGGCCGACCTCGACCGCGGAGACGTTTGCGTTCGCCGGTGTGTGCGCCGGTGCCGCGCTGCTGCCAGACCTGGACACCAACCAGTCCACCGTCGCCCGCTCGTTCGGGCCCATAAGCCGGGCGCTCGCCGCCGGTATCGACGCGATCTCGCTCGCGGTGTATCGGGTGACGAAGGGCCGCAGGGACGGTCCGCGGCGAGGTGGGCATCGCACGCTGACGCACACCGCACTGTTCGCGGTGGGGCTCGGAGCAGGTGTCTCCGCACTGGTGGGACAGTTCGGCCGGCCCGCGATCATCGTCACTCTCTTCTTCACGCTGGGGCTGGCGCTGCGCGGATTGGCGGGGGACTGGGCGCGGGACAAGGGCTGGCTGGTCGTGACTGCGGCGGCCGCCTTCCTGTCGATCCTGACGTGGCAGTGGTTCCCGGACCAGGTGGGCTCTACCGGGCTCGGGGTGGCGGTGGCTCTCGGCTGCGCTACGCACTGTCTCGGCGACATGATCACCAAGGAGGGTGTGCCGTTTCTGGCGCCGTTCGTGCCGTTCGGCGGCCGCCGTTGGTGGGAGATCCGTCTGCCGTCCTTCCTGGCGATCCGTGCGGGCGGCGGATTCGAGAAGGTGATCCTCGGTCCGTTGCTGACGGTCCTCGCCGTTGCGCTCGGGGTGTGGGCGGTGGATGGGGCGCCCCAGGCGATCACCGATGCCCTCCGGACGTCGGTGCAGGGCGTCGAGAAGTGA
- a CDS encoding isocitrate lyase/PEP mutase family protein: MYRRTLKDLTSHGLVYAPGVWDGLTARLADQAGFSALCASGFAVSAALGLPDAELYTQTENLQAVRTILEASKLPLVADIDTGYGNAVNAARTAAKFAAAGVGGMFMEDQVSPKSCPICVGNPVDLISVAEATGKIRAVRDSIPDDILLIARTDARGDDAIRRAQTYVAAGADMIMPVTKTFETVEQWQRCHEEVGVPLMATLTASTWTEREFTPEVLDQIGVRLALLPTQVLMAAAGAARATLKRLAAGEPPAEVGADALEHHEFMELIGFPEVEAMQKKYLPSGQEQ, from the coding sequence GTGTACCGTCGGACTTTGAAAGACCTCACATCACACGGCCTCGTCTACGCCCCAGGCGTATGGGACGGCCTTACTGCCCGACTGGCAGACCAGGCGGGATTCAGCGCCCTGTGCGCCTCGGGCTTCGCGGTCTCGGCCGCGCTCGGACTCCCCGATGCCGAGCTCTACACCCAGACCGAGAACTTGCAGGCAGTCCGCACGATCCTCGAAGCGTCGAAACTGCCACTGGTGGCCGATATCGACACCGGGTACGGGAATGCGGTGAACGCCGCACGCACCGCTGCCAAATTTGCCGCCGCGGGCGTCGGTGGCATGTTCATGGAGGACCAGGTCTCTCCCAAATCCTGCCCGATCTGTGTTGGCAATCCCGTCGACCTGATCAGCGTCGCCGAGGCGACTGGCAAGATCCGCGCCGTCCGCGACTCGATTCCTGACGACATCCTCCTGATCGCCCGTACCGATGCGCGCGGGGACGACGCCATCCGCCGTGCCCAGACCTATGTCGCGGCCGGCGCAGACATGATCATGCCGGTCACCAAGACCTTCGAAACTGTCGAACAGTGGCAACGCTGCCACGAAGAAGTCGGGGTTCCACTGATGGCTACCCTGACCGCCTCGACCTGGACCGAACGCGAGTTCACCCCCGAGGTCCTCGACCAGATCGGTGTCCGACTGGCCCTGCTGCCCACCCAAGTGCTGATGGCTGCGGCCGGTGCTGCCCGCGCAACACTGAAGCGATTGGCCGCCGGCGAACCACCCGCCGAGGTCGGCGCAGACGCACTCGAGCACCACGAATTCATGGAACTGATCGGCTTCCCCGAGGTCGAAGCCATGCAGAAAAAGTACCTACCGTCCGGCCAGGAGCAGTGA
- a CDS encoding 3-isopropylmalate dehydratase, with protein sequence MSSYPPPPDIIEGKIAWIFGHDFDIDLVVGVSNIKSYNPDHLRSVCMKEYDPTFTDRVCPGDIIVGGRNFGYGHPHYPPMVALRNAGIAAIVAESFSPGFWRGETFNGMPLITVPGVSTAVRVHDSVALDWRAATLRLSDGTRLVGTPPNPRTVQVIEAGGSYNLLLAERARERQAQ encoded by the coding sequence GTGAGTTCCTACCCGCCACCTCCCGACATCATCGAAGGCAAGATCGCTTGGATCTTTGGCCACGATTTCGATATCGATCTCGTCGTCGGCGTGTCCAATATCAAGTCCTACAATCCCGACCATCTGCGTTCGGTGTGCATGAAGGAATACGATCCGACGTTCACCGATCGCGTCTGCCCCGGCGACATCATCGTCGGGGGTCGCAACTTCGGCTATGGCCATCCGCACTATCCGCCCATGGTCGCTCTCCGGAATGCCGGTATCGCCGCCATAGTCGCAGAGTCCTTCTCGCCCGGTTTTTGGCGCGGCGAGACCTTCAACGGCATGCCGTTGATCACGGTCCCCGGTGTATCGACCGCAGTACGGGTTCACGATTCCGTAGCCCTCGACTGGCGCGCTGCCACTCTGCGACTGTCCGACGGAACCCGCCTGGTCGGCACCCCGCCCAATCCTCGGACCGTACAGGTCATCGAGGCCGGCGGTTCCTACAACCTCCTGCTCGCTGAGCGCGCACGCGAAAGACAGGCTCAATGA
- a CDS encoding MFS transporter, translating into MMNTEPSLEASDLRPSEPLPAIPLKKSSSVARRAAIAGGVGTLIEYYDFAVYGFLAITIAPLFFPSDSSSVSILSTLAVFGVAYVARPLGGIFFGRLGDRRGRRSALVITVVSMGVACGILGLLPTHSNVGVVAPVLLVLVRLAQGFSAGGEVGGAATYIAESAPTGKRGFFGSFTPVGSTLGFAVAAAVVGVVALLTTEEQMESWGWRIPFLLALPLAALCLRVRMKLEDTPEFEEMAEKQQVTKSPLLDTITQNPLAVLRVVGIAIAMNGSGYIGLTYFSVYLINDVGFSKDTVYWTSAISIALACTTFPLSGMLTDRWGRKPILIGGYLAFVVIALPAFIIMSSTSSILVIGIVYFVYMVLNGVVQVPAFPLFTELFPRTVRYTGVSLGFNIGTIAAGGTAPYVAAQLVESTGNAMSPAYWVMGVCVIGLLTVLTVRETGQKELPA; encoded by the coding sequence ATGATGAACACCGAACCTTCCCTCGAGGCCAGTGACCTTCGCCCCTCCGAACCACTCCCGGCAATACCGTTGAAAAAGTCGAGTTCCGTGGCCCGGCGCGCCGCCATTGCAGGCGGTGTCGGCACCCTCATCGAATACTATGACTTCGCGGTGTATGGCTTCCTCGCCATCACCATCGCGCCCCTCTTCTTCCCGTCGGACAGTTCCTCGGTGTCGATTCTGTCCACTCTGGCTGTTTTCGGCGTTGCCTACGTCGCTCGTCCGCTCGGCGGGATCTTTTTTGGTCGCCTCGGCGACCGCCGCGGACGTCGGTCCGCACTCGTTATCACCGTCGTCAGCATGGGCGTGGCCTGCGGCATTCTCGGCCTACTCCCGACTCACTCCAATGTCGGCGTCGTCGCCCCCGTCTTACTGGTACTCGTCCGGCTTGCCCAAGGATTCTCTGCCGGCGGTGAAGTCGGCGGCGCGGCTACTTACATCGCCGAATCGGCACCGACCGGAAAGCGCGGATTCTTCGGGTCCTTCACACCGGTCGGTTCGACACTCGGCTTCGCCGTGGCTGCCGCAGTCGTTGGCGTGGTGGCCCTTCTCACCACGGAAGAACAGATGGAGTCGTGGGGTTGGCGCATCCCATTCTTGCTCGCACTTCCCCTCGCCGCTCTCTGTCTCCGGGTCAGGATGAAGCTGGAGGACACCCCTGAATTTGAGGAGATGGCCGAAAAGCAGCAGGTCACAAAGAGTCCGCTACTTGACACCATCACCCAAAATCCGCTGGCAGTCCTCCGAGTCGTGGGCATCGCCATCGCCATGAACGGTTCCGGCTACATCGGATTGACGTACTTCAGCGTATATCTGATCAACGACGTCGGGTTTTCGAAGGACACCGTCTACTGGACATCGGCCATCAGTATTGCTCTGGCCTGCACCACATTCCCGCTCAGCGGCATGCTCACTGATAGATGGGGCCGCAAACCGATACTGATTGGCGGCTACCTCGCTTTTGTCGTGATCGCGCTCCCTGCCTTCATCATCATGAGCTCAACATCCAGCATTCTTGTCATCGGCATCGTCTACTTCGTCTATATGGTGCTCAACGGGGTCGTGCAGGTCCCCGCTTTCCCCCTGTTCACGGAACTCTTCCCCCGTACGGTCCGCTACACCGGAGTATCCCTGGGCTTCAATATCGGCACCATTGCCGCTGGTGGAACAGCGCCCTACGTCGCCGCCCAGCTCGTCGAATCGACCGGCAACGCAATGTCACCCGCCTACTGGGTCATGGGAGTTTGCGTCATCGGCCTCCTCACGGTCCTCACGGTCCGTGAGACCGGACAGAAGGAACTCCCGGCATGA
- a CDS encoding catalase — MTSAQSRPTTNNFGIPVASDDESLTAGTQGPILLHDHYLIEKLAQFNRERVPERIVHAKGGGAFGELVITGDVSKYTKAKFLQPGKKTESLVRFSTVAGEQGSPDTWRDPRGFAMKFYTEEGNYDLVGNNTPIFFIKDPIKFPDFIRSQKRLPGSGLRDHDMQWDFWTLRPETAHQVTWLMGDRGIPKTWRHMDGFGSHTYQWVNAAGERFWVKYHFKTDQGIEFLTQAEADTLAGSDPDYHRADLYNAIDRGEFPTWTMKVQVMPVAEAEGYRFNPFDLTKVWSQKDYPLIEVGKWTLNRNPENFFAQIEQASFEPSNVVPGIGFSPDKMLLGRVFSYADAHRYRIGTNYADLPVNAPKAPVNSYSKEGAMRYSFNSADTPVYAPNSYGGPHADPSAAGDEGLWAFDGEAVRAGYIQHPEDGDFTQAGTLVREVLDDAARERLVSNIVGHALGGVSEPVLQRVFEYWKNVDAELGKKVEEGVRAGQK; from the coding sequence ATGACGTCCGCACAGTCACGTCCGACGACGAACAACTTCGGAATCCCCGTCGCCAGCGACGACGAGTCGCTCACCGCGGGGACGCAGGGACCGATTCTTCTGCACGACCACTACCTGATCGAGAAGCTGGCGCAGTTCAACCGCGAGCGGGTGCCCGAGCGCATCGTGCATGCCAAGGGCGGTGGTGCATTCGGCGAACTGGTCATCACCGGTGACGTCAGCAAATACACCAAGGCGAAGTTCCTGCAGCCCGGCAAGAAGACCGAGTCGCTGGTGCGGTTCTCCACCGTCGCCGGCGAGCAGGGCAGCCCCGACACCTGGCGCGATCCGCGCGGGTTCGCGATGAAGTTCTACACCGAAGAGGGCAACTACGACCTCGTCGGCAACAACACGCCGATCTTCTTCATCAAGGACCCCATCAAGTTCCCCGACTTCATCCGCTCACAGAAGCGGTTGCCGGGTTCGGGTCTGCGTGACCACGACATGCAGTGGGACTTCTGGACGCTGCGTCCGGAGACCGCGCATCAGGTGACCTGGCTGATGGGGGATCGCGGCATCCCGAAGACGTGGCGGCACATGGACGGTTTCGGTTCGCACACCTACCAGTGGGTCAATGCTGCCGGTGAGCGCTTCTGGGTCAAGTACCACTTCAAGACCGACCAGGGCATCGAGTTCCTCACGCAGGCCGAGGCAGACACGCTCGCCGGCTCCGACCCGGACTACCACCGCGCCGATCTGTACAACGCGATCGACCGCGGTGAGTTCCCCACCTGGACCATGAAGGTCCAGGTCATGCCGGTCGCGGAGGCGGAGGGCTACCGCTTCAACCCATTCGACCTGACCAAGGTGTGGTCCCAAAAGGACTACCCCCTGATCGAGGTCGGCAAGTGGACCCTCAATCGCAATCCGGAGAACTTCTTCGCGCAGATCGAGCAGGCGTCGTTCGAGCCGTCGAACGTGGTGCCGGGCATCGGATTCAGCCCCGACAAGATGCTGCTCGGCCGCGTGTTCTCCTACGCCGACGCGCACCGGTACCGGATCGGCACCAACTACGCCGACCTCCCGGTGAATGCACCCAAAGCGCCCGTGAACTCCTACTCCAAGGAGGGCGCGATGCGCTACAGCTTCAACTCCGCCGACACCCCGGTATACGCGCCCAACTCGTATGGCGGACCGCACGCCGATCCGTCGGCCGCCGGCGACGAGGGCCTGTGGGCGTTCGACGGCGAGGCAGTGCGCGCCGGATACATTCAGCACCCGGAGGACGGCGACTTCACCCAGGCCGGAACCTTGGTCCGCGAGGTGCTCGACGACGCCGCCCGTGAGCGTCTGGTGAGCAACATCGTCGGCCATGCGCTCGGCGGTGTCAGCGAGCCGGTGCTGCAGCGCGTCTTCGAGTACTGGAAGAACGTGGACGCCGAGCTCGGCAAGAAGGTCGAGGAAGGCGTGCGCGCCGGCCAGAAGTAA
- a CDS encoding aconitase family protein, protein MGYTMTEKILGRASSRHAVRAGENHAVKPARMIAYDFPGYTDVMFRQMHNDFGITELQDPSRYIVFIDHMLTKHNDTEAEVHQVTRDWCDFYGIELHEGRGIGHQLTAELGLAIPGEFLVHFDGHISGVGAFGALGWGIRRDLIEAWVTGQVFVDIPATTRFDLLGEFPRGVDSRDLVHTIIEMVGADGCAHQVMEFGGPGARSMAIDHRQGLCGMAMFTGAVSAVFEPDEMSLAYANEVARRNFDPVYPDTDAIYTARHTIDLATLTPRVVLPGSARVANTKTAEELAGTPITRAFIGSCASGRIEDLRAAALVLDGGKVAPGVELNIVPTSQRVYDQAEEEGILDVLRQAGAHINQSSCDFCFGYQKPLQAGENCISTGVLNIAGRMGSSDANIYMGSPYTVAASALAGTIQESVQ, encoded by the coding sequence ATGGGGTACACGATGACGGAGAAGATACTGGGTCGCGCCTCGAGTCGGCACGCGGTTCGCGCCGGTGAAAACCACGCGGTGAAGCCCGCTCGGATGATCGCCTACGACTTTCCCGGCTACACCGACGTGATGTTCCGCCAGATGCACAACGACTTCGGGATCACCGAATTGCAGGACCCGAGTCGCTATATCGTTTTCATCGATCACATGCTCACCAAGCACAACGACACGGAAGCCGAAGTCCACCAGGTTACTCGAGATTGGTGCGATTTCTACGGCATCGAGCTGCACGAAGGGCGCGGCATCGGTCACCAGCTGACTGCCGAACTCGGCCTCGCTATTCCCGGCGAGTTCCTCGTGCATTTCGACGGCCACATCAGTGGGGTTGGGGCTTTTGGGGCGCTCGGCTGGGGTATCCGACGAGATCTCATCGAAGCCTGGGTCACCGGCCAGGTGTTCGTCGATATCCCAGCCACTACTCGATTCGACCTCCTCGGTGAGTTCCCACGTGGCGTCGATAGCCGCGACCTCGTCCACACCATCATCGAAATGGTCGGCGCCGACGGTTGCGCTCACCAAGTGATGGAATTCGGTGGACCGGGGGCACGCTCGATGGCCATCGATCACCGCCAGGGCCTCTGTGGAATGGCAATGTTCACCGGAGCCGTCTCCGCGGTATTCGAACCGGATGAGATGTCGCTGGCCTACGCGAATGAAGTCGCCCGCCGCAACTTCGATCCGGTGTATCCCGATACCGACGCCATCTATACCGCCCGCCACACGATCGACCTCGCGACCCTGACCCCACGGGTGGTATTGCCCGGCTCGGCTCGCGTTGCCAATACCAAGACGGCAGAAGAGCTTGCTGGCACACCCATCACGAGAGCCTTCATCGGCTCATGCGCCAGCGGTCGAATCGAGGATCTGCGTGCTGCGGCGCTGGTGCTTGACGGGGGAAAAGTCGCGCCAGGCGTCGAACTCAACATCGTGCCGACTTCCCAGCGAGTGTACGACCAGGCCGAGGAAGAAGGCATCCTCGATGTGCTTCGGCAGGCTGGTGCGCACATCAATCAGTCGAGTTGCGACTTCTGCTTCGGTTACCAGAAACCACTGCAGGCCGGCGAGAACTGCATCTCAACCGGTGTCCTGAACATCGCGGGCCGGATGGGCAGTTCCGACGCCAACATATACATGGGGTCGCCGTACACAGTCGCAGCCAGCGCCCTGGCAGGCACAATTCAGGAATCGGTCCAGTGA
- a CDS encoding AMP-binding protein — MSTHDPETAPTDESQKSAVAAQFEARPRLCTLIEAWSNRVRHDPDSPALVYFDNTLSVRQADDFANALAVALAELGVGHRDRVGIHLQNIPQYALVLLALWKLGATALLINPMYRGRELRELVTDAEPLGIITTDHDVQAVRESVTGTTVRWVLGTAESDLQSRDDPRVFGSPSGSSESEGLTRDAPATTATPLASPEIDLLRLADEYIGKRPPQVRLGSDDLAFLAYTSGTTGPPKGAMNTHANVLAVTTNFARLAGIAPGDVVFALAPLFHITGAVVIASLALTEQTTLVFAGRFQNDVAVDAMHEHRVTYTIGSITAFNAIMNSNYASAEHFSHVKTLFSGGAPVPPSTVVRFQERFGHYIHNAYGMTETSSAVAAVPPGTSAPVDPGSGTLSIGRPLPGVKLEVIDSECRPLPPGHQGELVITAPQVVSGYWRKPMDSDAIMLGGRLRSGDSAIVDEHGWVYLVDRIKDQINVSGYKVWPREVEDVLHAHPAVLEAAVVGVPDEYRGESVAAYISLRDGHSIGPDDLLSFARERLAPYKRPRTVKIVAELPKTQTGKIRRRALRDPELSS; from the coding sequence ATGAGCACCCACGACCCGGAAACGGCACCAACCGATGAGTCCCAAAAGAGCGCGGTCGCCGCACAGTTCGAGGCCCGGCCCCGCTTGTGCACACTCATCGAAGCCTGGAGTAACCGGGTCCGACACGATCCTGACTCTCCAGCCCTGGTGTACTTCGACAACACGCTCTCCGTGCGCCAGGCCGATGACTTCGCGAATGCGCTCGCAGTTGCCCTCGCCGAACTCGGCGTGGGGCACCGCGATCGGGTGGGCATCCACCTCCAGAACATTCCGCAATATGCGCTTGTTCTACTCGCACTGTGGAAACTCGGCGCGACCGCGCTCTTGATCAACCCAATGTACCGCGGCCGGGAGCTGCGGGAGTTGGTCACCGATGCGGAACCGCTCGGGATCATCACCACCGACCACGATGTGCAGGCGGTCAGGGAGAGCGTCACCGGAACGACGGTTCGGTGGGTGCTCGGGACCGCAGAATCCGATCTGCAGTCGCGTGACGATCCCCGGGTTTTCGGCTCGCCCTCCGGGAGCTCAGAATCAGAGGGGCTCACCCGAGATGCTCCGGCAACGACAGCAACACCATTGGCGTCCCCCGAGATCGATCTACTGCGGCTCGCTGACGAGTACATCGGCAAACGTCCTCCTCAGGTCAGACTTGGCAGCGACGATTTGGCGTTCCTCGCCTACACCTCAGGCACGACCGGGCCTCCGAAGGGTGCGATGAACACACACGCCAACGTGCTCGCGGTGACCACCAACTTCGCGCGACTCGCTGGCATCGCCCCAGGAGATGTCGTCTTCGCGCTCGCTCCGTTGTTCCACATCACCGGCGCCGTCGTCATCGCTTCGCTCGCCCTTACCGAACAAACCACCCTGGTGTTCGCTGGGCGCTTCCAGAACGACGTGGCTGTCGATGCCATGCATGAGCACAGGGTCACCTACACCATAGGATCGATCACCGCCTTCAACGCGATAATGAACTCCAATTACGCTTCTGCCGAGCACTTCTCCCACGTGAAGACGCTGTTCAGCGGGGGAGCTCCGGTGCCGCCGAGTACGGTCGTCCGATTCCAGGAACGGTTCGGCCACTACATCCACAACGCCTACGGCATGACTGAAACCTCATCGGCAGTCGCCGCAGTACCGCCCGGCACATCCGCGCCGGTGGATCCCGGCAGCGGAACACTGTCAATCGGACGACCATTACCCGGTGTGAAGTTGGAAGTGATCGACTCCGAATGCCGGCCACTCCCACCCGGACATCAAGGCGAACTCGTCATTACCGCCCCACAAGTGGTCTCCGGGTACTGGCGCAAACCAATGGATTCCGACGCGATTATGCTCGGGGGAAGGCTCCGATCCGGTGACAGCGCAATCGTGGACGAACATGGCTGGGTCTACCTAGTAGACCGGATCAAGGACCAGATCAACGTCTCCGGGTACAAAGTATGGCCACGAGAAGTCGAGGACGTGCTCCACGCGCATCCGGCTGTACTCGAGGCGGCGGTCGTGGGAGTTCCCGACGAGTATCGCGGGGAGTCGGTAGCCGCCTACATCTCGCTGAGGGATGGGCACAGCATCGGCCCCGACGATTTACTGTCGTTCGCCCGCGAGCGCCTTGCGCCCTACAAGCGCCCCAGAACCGTCAAAATCGTTGCGGAACTACCGAAAACGCAAACGGGTAAAATCCGCAGACGCGCACTGCGTGATCCTGAATTGTCCTCGTGA
- a CDS encoding alpha/beta hydrolase family protein — protein MRNVKIGRARVLAAAIIVTAASVLAAPATAFAGGATTSPAKDATMTATGAYLVSTTKNSDRKVTISVYSPSMDRKIPLEVILPADTSQPRPTLYLLNGAGGGEDSATWQRKTDVMNFFRDKNVNVVTPLEGAFSYYTDWVKDDPTLGRQKWQTFMLEELPPVIDAEFDTNKVQSIAAISMTGTSVLNYAIAKPGFYKSVGSFSGCAETSTWVGQNAIQLVTGVRGGVDITNMWGPLDGRGWIDNDPVVNAERLRGTELYITTGSGLPGPHETLNGPGINGQMGALANQVIVGGVLEAGTNYCTFNLANRLAQLKIPATFDFKPGGTHSWGYWQDDLHNSWPMIARSMGI, from the coding sequence ATGAGGAATGTGAAGATCGGGCGCGCGCGTGTTCTGGCGGCTGCGATTATCGTGACCGCCGCGTCGGTGCTCGCGGCGCCGGCAACAGCTTTCGCCGGGGGCGCCACCACGTCGCCGGCAAAGGACGCGACGATGACGGCGACCGGCGCATACCTCGTGAGCACCACCAAGAACTCCGACCGCAAGGTCACGATCTCGGTGTACTCGCCGTCGATGGACCGGAAGATCCCGCTCGAGGTCATCCTCCCCGCAGACACCAGTCAGCCGCGCCCGACGCTCTATCTCCTCAACGGCGCGGGCGGCGGTGAGGACTCGGCTACCTGGCAGCGGAAGACCGATGTCATGAACTTCTTCCGGGACAAGAACGTCAACGTCGTCACCCCCCTCGAAGGCGCGTTCAGCTACTACACCGACTGGGTCAAGGACGATCCGACGCTCGGCCGCCAGAAGTGGCAGACCTTCATGCTCGAGGAACTGCCGCCCGTCATCGACGCCGAGTTCGACACCAACAAGGTGCAGTCCATCGCGGCGATCTCCATGACCGGTACCTCGGTACTCAACTACGCAATCGCCAAGCCTGGCTTCTACAAGAGTGTCGGTTCCTTCAGCGGCTGCGCCGAGACCAGCACCTGGGTCGGTCAGAATGCGATCCAGTTGGTGACCGGTGTGCGCGGGGGAGTCGACATCACCAACATGTGGGGCCCCCTCGATGGACGGGGTTGGATCGACAACGATCCGGTCGTCAATGCCGAAAGGCTCCGCGGGACCGAGCTCTACATCACCACCGGCTCCGGACTGCCCGGCCCGCACGAGACGTTGAACGGTCCGGGTATCAACGGTCAGATGGGGGCGCTCGCCAATCAGGTCATTGTGGGCGGTGTGCTCGAGGCCGGAACCAACTACTGCACTTTCAACCTGGCGAACCGTCTCGCCCAGCTGAAGATTCCGGCGACCTTCGACTTCAAGCCCGGCGGCACCCATTCATGGGGCTACTGGCAGGACGATCTGCACAACTCCTGGCCGATGATCGCCCGGTCGATGGGGATTTAG